The following are from one region of the Armatimonadota bacterium genome:
- a CDS encoding tyrosine-type recombinase/integrase has protein sequence MTVHLIESSVDVQACRPREASPPPTHPSAPAAPRCVLSDDDPIALFAEHCRDYLRHRPATVAAYASDCRATAAWLRQQRGTSLEGASVEDLVAHIRAQAHLADATIARRIRALHAFYKFAELEGVRTDLPTKGLRAPKVRRQEAPFVTDKDLQALLNACRTSAERALLLALALAGLRRSEVLKLDLSDVDLDARRLRIRDAKGGKDRIVPMVPELVEALRTHLLSRPDAASPAVFVNSAGNRLQQTGLQRTFTRWVRDAGLQGCGYTLHALRHGAATRWLRDGLNIREIQLLLGHEDIATTAGYLHTDLEDVARSLDATQTRVEAPAALAGDLPQTSKQDSRSWGSWPSSAFGRQTSLQSRRVVGTMADHPAPAGLTANSLRAGQSTRRGGSDSREAVCPRLYCGCRREPGHRAPLPRPPPRVDQHLDECTPCHRLQSARSDAPLSAQIIQKGTGGRSSGRPYPQYARHTSIPVSGVRWSRRNRPLVHLDPRTNEGEVISLI, from the coding sequence TTGACTGTCCACCTAATCGAGTCCTCAGTGGATGTGCAGGCATGTCGTCCGCGCGAGGCCAGCCCGCCCCCTACCCATCCCAGCGCACCGGCTGCGCCGCGCTGTGTCCTTTCCGACGACGACCCCATCGCCCTTTTCGCGGAGCACTGCCGTGACTACCTGCGGCACCGCCCCGCCACCGTTGCTGCGTACGCGTCGGATTGCCGCGCAACCGCCGCCTGGCTGCGCCAACAGCGTGGCACGTCTCTTGAAGGGGCTTCGGTGGAGGACCTCGTGGCGCATATACGGGCCCAGGCTCACCTCGCCGACGCAACCATCGCCCGCCGCATTCGTGCGCTGCATGCATTCTACAAGTTCGCAGAGCTCGAGGGCGTCCGCACGGATCTCCCCACCAAGGGCCTTCGGGCACCGAAAGTCAGGCGCCAGGAGGCGCCATTCGTCACTGACAAAGACCTCCAAGCCCTGCTCAATGCATGCCGCACGTCCGCTGAGAGGGCGCTTCTCCTTGCCCTGGCACTCGCGGGCCTGCGTCGGTCGGAAGTCCTGAAGCTGGACCTGTCGGATGTTGATCTGGACGCGCGTCGCCTGCGCATCCGGGATGCTAAAGGCGGCAAGGACCGGATCGTGCCGATGGTCCCCGAACTGGTGGAGGCACTCCGTACCCATTTGCTGTCGCGCCCCGATGCTGCCAGCCCGGCAGTGTTCGTCAACTCTGCCGGCAATCGCCTGCAGCAGACAGGCTTACAGCGGACCTTCACACGCTGGGTGCGCGATGCTGGGCTGCAGGGATGCGGCTACACGCTCCATGCCTTGCGCCACGGCGCCGCGACGCGGTGGCTGCGGGATGGGCTCAACATCCGCGAGATCCAGCTCCTACTGGGACACGAAGACATCGCGACGACTGCGGGGTACCTCCACACGGACCTGGAGGACGTCGCCCGCAGCCTTGATGCGACGCAGACCCGGGTGGAAGCTCCCGCAGCCCTGGCCGGCGACCTGCCGCAGACGTCCAAGCAGGACTCGCGTTCCTGGGGCAGCTGGCCAAGCTCGGCATTCGGCCGACAGACGTCACTCCAGTCGCGCCGGGTGGTGGGGACAATGGCTGATCACCCAGCGCCAGCCGGTCTGACTGCCAATTCACTGCGGGCCGGACAGAGCACGCGCAGGGGCGGCTCGGACTCCCGCGAAGCAGTCTGCCCTCGGCTCTACTGCGGATGCCGCAGAGAACCAGGCCATCGCGCACCTTTGCCCCGGCCCCCACCACGGGTGGATCAGCACCTGGACGAGTGCACACCATGCCATCGGCTGCAATCTGCACGTTCAGACGCGCCGCTATCCGCGCAAATCATACAGAAAGGAACAGGGGGCCGATCATCCGGCCGACCCTATCCACAATATGCAAGACACACGAGCATTCCTGTCAGCGGTGTACGGTGGTCTCGACGAAACCGACCACTGGTACATCTGGACCCTCGCACCAACGAGGGAGAAGTCATCAGTCTGATTTGA